In Streptomyces ambofaciens ATCC 23877, a single genomic region encodes these proteins:
- a CDS encoding DUF2786 domain-containing protein has translation MSTPSTVDRAFETALYDDDADTLDTAASLLAADPGADPELGRRGEEFVATAWRRGWQPADLVRIVRRELEDVHVRLVAALIRAQAPHDRSRGPRWAAQLAGVPEQGPPRTDRFSHATAVLELYRLLLRLPALEPLEAGLPGEAPRREHRPESRALARIRALLAKAEATGYPEEAEALSAKAQELMARHSIDEALLSAHAPSPDAPGACRIGVEPPYEQAKAVLLDAVADANHCRAVWNEPLGFSTVVGFEADLEVVELLYTSLLVQAEGAMAKAEAAQRAGGRKRTKTFRQSFLAAYAHRAGSRLRAAAETVAAETGTATDVDLLPVLASREVAVTDRLERMFPETTTTRLRGAADAAGWTEGTRAADHARVDRRRPLS, from the coding sequence GTGAGTACGCCCAGCACCGTCGACCGTGCCTTCGAGACCGCCCTGTACGACGACGACGCCGACACCCTCGACACCGCCGCCTCGCTGCTCGCGGCGGACCCGGGAGCGGACCCGGAACTGGGCCGCCGCGGTGAGGAGTTCGTGGCGACGGCCTGGCGGCGCGGCTGGCAGCCCGCCGACCTCGTGCGGATCGTGCGGCGCGAACTGGAGGACGTGCACGTACGGCTGGTCGCCGCGCTGATCCGCGCCCAGGCGCCGCACGACCGCTCACGAGGCCCCCGATGGGCCGCGCAGCTGGCCGGCGTACCGGAGCAGGGGCCGCCCCGCACCGACCGCTTCTCGCACGCCACCGCCGTCCTGGAGCTGTACCGCCTGCTGCTGCGCCTGCCCGCGCTGGAGCCGCTGGAGGCGGGGCTGCCGGGGGAGGCGCCCCGCCGGGAGCACCGGCCGGAGTCCCGGGCCCTCGCCCGCATCCGCGCACTGCTCGCCAAGGCGGAGGCGACCGGTTACCCGGAGGAGGCCGAGGCGCTCAGCGCCAAGGCGCAGGAGCTGATGGCCCGGCACAGCATCGACGAGGCGCTGCTGTCGGCCCACGCGCCCTCACCCGACGCGCCGGGCGCCTGCCGGATCGGGGTGGAGCCGCCGTACGAGCAGGCCAAGGCGGTGCTGCTGGACGCGGTGGCCGACGCCAACCACTGCCGGGCGGTGTGGAACGAACCCCTGGGCTTCTCCACCGTCGTCGGCTTCGAGGCCGACCTGGAGGTGGTCGAACTCCTCTACACCTCGCTGCTGGTGCAGGCCGAGGGCGCGATGGCGAAGGCGGAGGCCGCCCAGCGGGCCGGCGGACGCAAACGGACCAAGACCTTCCGGCAGTCGTTCCTGGCCGCCTACGCCCACCGCGCGGGCTCCCGGCTCCGGGCCGCCGCGGAGACGGTCGCCGCCGAGACCGGCACGGCGACGGACGTGGACCTCCTGCCGGTCCTCGCCTCCCGCGAGGTCGCGGTCACCGACCGTCTGGAGCGCATGTTCCCGGAGACGACCACGACCCGTCTGCGCGGTGCCGCCGACGCGGCCGGCTGGACGGAGGGCACCCGCGCGGCCGACCACGCCCGGGTCGACCGCCGACGTCCGCTGTCGTAG
- a CDS encoding Clp protease N-terminal domain-containing protein, protein MATNPSITSSVRLDELITAIKKAHAEPLEQLQDAVIAGDHLGEVADHLIGHFVDQARRSGASWTEIGKSMGVTRQAAQKRFVPKESADLDPSQGFNRYTPRARNVVMAAHTAAKTAGATEGVPEHLVLGLVTERESLSAKAIGAQGVTLDAVREAASAALPPAAAEPPELVPYGPAAKKVLELTFREALRLGHNYIGTEHILLALLEHEHGEGVLSGLGLDKEATERYVTEVLAEFLTVTEEQDPQDSGAEQG, encoded by the coding sequence ATGGCGACGAATCCGAGCATCACGTCATCCGTACGTCTCGACGAACTCATCACCGCGATCAAGAAGGCGCACGCGGAGCCCTTGGAACAGCTCCAGGACGCCGTCATCGCCGGAGACCACCTCGGCGAGGTGGCCGATCACCTCATCGGCCACTTCGTGGACCAGGCCCGGCGGTCGGGCGCGTCCTGGACGGAGATCGGCAAGAGCATGGGCGTGACCCGGCAGGCGGCGCAGAAGCGCTTCGTGCCGAAGGAGTCCGCCGACCTGGACCCGAGCCAGGGCTTCAACCGCTACACGCCCCGCGCGCGCAACGTGGTCATGGCCGCCCACACCGCGGCCAAGACCGCCGGCGCCACCGAGGGCGTGCCCGAGCATCTCGTCCTCGGCCTGGTCACCGAGCGGGAGAGCCTCTCCGCCAAGGCGATCGGCGCACAGGGCGTGACCCTCGACGCGGTACGCGAGGCCGCGTCCGCGGCGCTCCCGCCCGCCGCCGCGGAGCCCCCGGAGCTGGTGCCGTACGGTCCCGCGGCCAAGAAGGTCCTCGAACTCACCTTCCGTGAGGCCCTGCGGCTCGGCCACAACTACATCGGCACCGAGCACATCCTGCTCGCCCTGCTGGAGCACGAGCACGGCGAGGGCGTGCTCAGCGGACTCGGCCTCGACAAGGAGGCGACCGAGCGCTACGTCACCGAGGTACTGGCGGAGTTCCTGACCGTGACCGAGGAGCAGGACCCGCAGGATTCCGGGGCGGAACAGGGCTGA
- a CDS encoding glycosyltransferase family 2 protein has protein sequence MGEYTGAPRVAVAVVTMGNRPAEVDALLESVAEQDAPPARIVVVGNGCPLPEFAARLSLPGEVTAIEVDENLGCPGGRNVALARLREFGDIDVVVELDDDGLLVDADVLRRVGELFAADDRLGIVGFRIADENGETQQRHVPRVGAGDPMRGGYVTGFLGGGHALRMAMLDQVGDWPAEFFFAHEETDLAWRAADAGWRILYAPELLLQHPKTSPARHAIYFRVNARNRVWLARRRLPLPLIPVHLGVWMLLTLARNRSLGGLRAWFGGFVEGLRRPAGERRPMRWRTVVRLTRLGRPPVV, from the coding sequence ATGGGCGAGTACACGGGTGCACCGAGGGTCGCCGTCGCGGTGGTGACCATGGGGAACCGGCCCGCGGAGGTCGACGCCCTGCTGGAGTCCGTGGCCGAGCAGGACGCCCCGCCCGCGCGGATCGTCGTCGTCGGCAACGGCTGCCCGCTGCCCGAGTTCGCCGCGCGGCTGTCGCTGCCCGGGGAGGTCACCGCGATCGAGGTGGACGAGAACCTCGGCTGTCCCGGCGGGCGCAACGTGGCGCTCGCGCGGCTGCGGGAGTTCGGTGACATCGACGTGGTCGTGGAGCTGGACGACGACGGACTGCTCGTCGACGCCGATGTGCTGCGCCGGGTGGGGGAGCTGTTCGCCGCCGACGACCGGCTCGGCATCGTCGGCTTCCGGATCGCCGACGAGAACGGTGAGACCCAGCAGCGGCACGTCCCCCGGGTCGGCGCCGGTGACCCCATGCGGGGCGGGTACGTCACCGGCTTCCTCGGCGGCGGGCACGCGCTGCGGATGGCGATGCTCGACCAGGTCGGGGACTGGCCCGCCGAGTTCTTCTTCGCGCACGAGGAGACCGACCTGGCCTGGCGGGCGGCCGACGCCGGCTGGCGGATCCTGTACGCCCCCGAACTGCTGCTCCAGCACCCGAAGACCTCACCCGCGCGGCACGCCATCTACTTCCGGGTCAACGCCCGCAACAGGGTGTGGCTCGCCCGGCGTCGGCTGCCGTTGCCGCTCATCCCCGTCCACCTCGGCGTGTGGATGCTGCTGACGCTGGCGCGGAACCGGTCGCTCGGTGGGCTGCGGGCGTGGTTCGGCGGGTTCGTGGAGGGGCTGCGCAGGCCGGCGGGGGAGAGACGGCCGATGCGCTGGCGCACCGTGGTGCGGCTCACCCGGCTGGGGCGTCCGCCCGTCGTCTGA
- a CDS encoding LysE family translocator — MVDMTLYTAFLVAALALCVSPGPDMMFIVAVGGRGGPRAGVMAAFGVACAMLVHAVAAALGLSALFTTLPTLYHVLRWAGAAYLLYLAVKAFRDRSVPGEEDPALRGTGMRRAFWQGAITNLLNPKVILFNVAFLPQFADPSLGHVPGQLLLLGGTLVVMGFLWDGFVGLLSGRLAGLLRRNAQVNRWLNIVSGTVFTGLAVRLVVASPK; from the coding sequence ATGGTGGACATGACTCTCTACACGGCGTTCCTCGTCGCCGCTCTCGCGCTGTGCGTATCCCCGGGCCCCGACATGATGTTCATCGTGGCGGTGGGCGGCCGGGGCGGACCGAGGGCGGGCGTGATGGCCGCGTTCGGGGTGGCCTGCGCGATGCTGGTGCACGCCGTCGCCGCCGCGCTCGGGCTGTCGGCCCTCTTCACGACGCTGCCCACGCTGTACCACGTGCTGCGCTGGGCGGGTGCGGCCTATCTGCTGTACCTGGCGGTGAAGGCCTTCCGGGACCGGTCGGTGCCGGGCGAGGAGGACCCGGCGCTCCGGGGCACGGGCATGCGGCGGGCCTTCTGGCAGGGCGCGATCACCAACCTGCTCAACCCCAAGGTGATCCTCTTCAACGTGGCGTTCCTGCCGCAGTTCGCCGACCCCTCGCTCGGACACGTCCCCGGTCAGCTGCTGCTGCTCGGCGGCACCCTCGTGGTGATGGGCTTCCTGTGGGACGGCTTCGTCGGGCTCCTGTCGGGGCGACTGGCGGGCCTCCTCAGGCGCAACGCCCAGGTGAACCGCTGGCTCAACATCGTCTCCGGGACGGTGTTCACGGGGCTGGCGGTGCGGTTGGTGGTGGCGTCACCGAAGTAG
- a CDS encoding bifunctional 3'-5' exonuclease/DNA polymerase, with the protein MADRWALAVAEDGGVDVAPLGPDGLPAGPVRREPGPAQAVRARPDVARWVWRSTAEVYPHLLAAGVRAERCYDVEAAENLLLGHEGRYGEPRSAAAALARLRGGPVPPDPPQRSAEPGAQSPLFEPQGVHLPLDDLLAVYAEQRHRHDRSAHPDRLRLLTAAESAGMLVAAEMNRAGLPWRTDVHREVLHDLLGERYAGGGEPRRLAELADEVSAAFGRRVRPDLPADVVKAFAQAGIKVGSTRRWEIESVDHPAVKPLIEYKKLYRIWVAHGWSWLQDWVRDGRFRPEFLAGGTVTGRWVTNGGGGLQIPKVIRRAVVADPGWRLVVADADQMEPRVLAAISRDPGLMEVAGRETDLYQSVSDRAFSGDRDQAKLAVLGAVYGQTSGDGLKNLAALRRRFPRAVAYVDDAARAGEEGRLVRTWLGRTCPPAAGAADGTEEAGMPQDDPSDTPGHAQEWVPGYASTNARARGRFARNFVVQGSAADWALLLLAALRQACADMAAELVFFQHDEVIVHCPREEADAVVAAIRDAAELAGRLTFGRTPVRFPFTTAVVECYADAK; encoded by the coding sequence ATGGCCGACCGGTGGGCGCTCGCCGTGGCCGAGGACGGTGGCGTGGACGTCGCCCCCCTCGGCCCCGACGGGCTGCCCGCCGGACCGGTGCGGCGCGAGCCCGGCCCGGCGCAGGCCGTCCGGGCCCGGCCGGACGTCGCACGCTGGGTGTGGCGTTCCACCGCCGAGGTCTACCCGCACCTGCTCGCCGCGGGGGTGCGGGCGGAGCGGTGCTACGACGTGGAGGCCGCCGAGAACCTCCTCCTCGGCCACGAGGGGCGGTACGGGGAGCCGCGCTCGGCCGCGGCGGCCCTGGCCCGGCTGCGCGGCGGCCCGGTACCGCCCGATCCGCCGCAGCGGTCCGCCGAGCCGGGCGCCCAGTCCCCGCTCTTCGAACCGCAGGGCGTCCACCTCCCCCTCGACGACCTGCTCGCGGTCTACGCCGAGCAACGGCACCGCCACGACCGGTCCGCGCACCCCGACCGGCTGCGGCTGCTGACCGCGGCCGAGTCGGCGGGGATGCTGGTGGCCGCCGAGATGAACCGCGCCGGGCTGCCCTGGCGGACCGACGTGCACCGCGAGGTACTGCACGACCTCCTCGGCGAGCGGTACGCGGGCGGGGGTGAACCGCGCCGCCTGGCAGAGCTGGCCGACGAGGTGTCCGCGGCGTTCGGGCGCCGGGTTCGGCCGGACCTCCCCGCGGACGTCGTCAAGGCCTTCGCCCAGGCCGGGATCAAGGTCGGTTCCACCCGCCGGTGGGAGATCGAGTCGGTCGACCATCCGGCCGTGAAGCCCCTGATCGAGTACAAGAAGCTCTACCGCATCTGGGTCGCCCACGGCTGGTCCTGGTTGCAGGACTGGGTGCGCGACGGGCGGTTCCGCCCCGAGTTCCTGGCCGGCGGCACCGTCACCGGCCGCTGGGTGACCAACGGCGGCGGCGGTCTGCAGATCCCCAAGGTGATCCGGCGGGCCGTCGTGGCCGACCCGGGCTGGCGGCTGGTCGTCGCCGACGCCGACCAGATGGAACCGCGCGTACTGGCGGCGATCTCCCGCGACCCCGGGCTGATGGAGGTGGCGGGCCGGGAGACCGACCTCTACCAGTCGGTGTCCGACCGCGCCTTCTCCGGCGACCGCGACCAGGCCAAACTCGCCGTGCTCGGCGCGGTCTACGGCCAGACCTCGGGCGACGGCCTGAAGAACCTCGCCGCGCTCAGACGCCGCTTCCCCCGGGCGGTGGCGTACGTCGACGACGCGGCCCGAGCGGGCGAGGAGGGACGCCTCGTACGGACCTGGCTGGGTCGCACCTGCCCGCCGGCGGCCGGAGCGGCCGACGGCACCGAGGAGGCGGGCATGCCGCAGGACGACCCCTCCGACACCCCGGGCCACGCGCAGGAGTGGGTGCCCGGCTACGCCTCGACGAACGCCCGCGCGCGGGGCCGCTTCGCCCGCAACTTCGTCGTCCAGGGCAGCGCCGCCGACTGGGCCCTCCTGCTGCTCGCCGCGCTGCGGCAGGCCTGCGCGGACATGGCGGCGGAGCTGGTCTTCTTCCAGCACGACGAGGTGATCGTGCACTGTCCGCGGGAGGAGGCCGACGCCGTCGTCGCGGCGATCCGGGACGCGGCGGAGCTGGCGGGCCGCCTGACGTTCGGCCGGACGCCGGTGCGGTTCCCGTTCACCACGGCGGTGGTGGAGTGCTACGCGGACGCGAAGTGA